ATACTTCATCTTTTTCATGAGCATCTTTTGGCATCGGGTATTTCAGGTTGGCAATGTCATCTACTACAATAATTCCCTGAGTTTTTTCCAATAATTCTCTTACGTCAGCAAGATCGAAATCATTTTCAAACTCAATGTTTACCGATTCAGAGTGACCACCCATTACCGGAATACGAACAGTAGTTGCGGTTAAACGGATGCTGTCATCACCCATAATCTTACGGGTTTCATTGATCATTTTCATCTCCTCTTTTGTGTATCCGTTTTCTACGAAAACATCAATCTGAGGAATTACGTTTAAGTCGATCTGATATGGATATGCCATCGGGCCATCAATGCCTTTACGCTCATTCATCATTTGCTCTACCGCCTTTACACCGGTACCGGTTACCGACTGATAAGTAGAAACAACAACGCGTTTGATCTTATATTTATCATGTAATGGTTTTAAAGCCACTACCATTTGAATGGTTGAACAATTCGGGTTTGCAATGATCTTATCATCAATAGATAGTTCATGGGCATTCACTTCTGGTACAACCAGCTTTTTGGAAGGGTCCATGCGCCATGCAGATGAATTGTCAATTACGGTAGTACCTGCCTCAGCGAAACGTGGTGCATGTTCTAATGAAGTGCTTCCTCCAGCAGAGAATAATGCAATATCAGGTCTCATTGAAATTGCAGTATCCATGTTTACAATCGCGTACTTCTTACCCTTGAAAGTGATTTCCTTACCAACACTTTTTTCGGATGCAACCGGAATTAACTCGGTTAACGGGAAGTTACGCTCTTCTAACACTTTTAACATTACGGTACCTACCAGACCGGTGGCGCCTACAACTGCAATTTTCATTTTTTTAAATGGTTTTTTTAATCGTTTTTATTAATTTATATAGTATTCAGTTTTTATAATAAGTTCTTTATTCTCAATGGTCTGAGTAGATCTCAGATTTTTCAAATATGGTGATTTTTTTACGCTTTTTGTTCCCCAAGAACTTAAAACTTGCATTTTGATTTGTTTTTAACAGGTGATCTTTACCCTTTTATGTGAAATGATGCCGCAAAGACGAATTTCTGAACATAAAAAAGGGAAGTAGTTTTGTAAACCACTTCCCTTGATATTTTAAGATCTCTATTCTTAAATCAAATCGTGATTTACATGGTCAAAGCTTTTCTTAATGCTGATGAATGGATCCATGGAGAAGTTTTCCTGCTCTACGATCGCATGTTTCAGCCCGGCCTGCTTGGCGTGCTTGAAAATAGACTTGAAGTCGATACTTCCGCTACCTACTTCTGTATTGATAGAAGGTTTAGCTTTATCCATGTCTTTCACATGCCACATCGGGAAACGTCCGGGGTATTTGTTGAATAAAGCAACAGGATCGTTTCCTGATCTTACTACCCAGTACAAATCCATTTCAAATTTAACATTGTCTTTATCCGTTTCCTGAAGCATTACCTCATATCCGGTTCCACCATCATATTTTTTGAATTCAAAATCATGGTTGTGGTAAGCAAGCGTTAAACCTGATTTTTTACAGATTTCAGCAGCTTCGTTTAAGCGGGCTGCCACTTTTTTATAATCATCAAGGCTGGATCTTAAATTTTCTCCCAGCCATGGTACGGTCAGGTAATCCATACCGATGCCTTTTGCTCCTTCGATATTGATTTTTAAGTCGTCCTGATTGCCATCTTTAATGAAAGGATCCAAACCAAAATGCCCGCTAGGTGCTTTTAATCCGTTTGCATCTAGTAGACTTTTGAATGCTTTCGCGTCCAACCCCCAGTAACCGCCCTGAGCAGAATAACCATAGGTTTCTACTTCTTTATAGCCTGCTTTGGCTACCTGCTCGATTACTCCTTTAACATCTTTTCCAATCACTTCACGCAGGGTGTACAATTGAAGACCAACTGGTTTTGCTTTTGCAGGAGTGCAGGCAAATGAAGGGAGTACGATCGCTCCCGCCGCTGCAATTCCTACATTTTTTATAAATGTTCTTCTTGAATTCATAGCTTTTAGTTTATACGTCACAAATATTTACGGCATCTCTCAATGATTTGATTTTATCCTGGTATCTGGGAATAAATTCCTGTGCCAGGTAACCCTTAAAGCCTGTTGCAAGAATGGCTTTAATGATTGCCGGATAAAATAACTCCTGAGTATCGTCTATTTCGTTTCTTCCGGGTACGCCGGCAGTATGGTAATGAGAAATGTACTGGTGGTATTTATTGATGTTGGCAATCACATTTCCCTCATCAATCTGCATGTGGTAAATGTCGTACAACAGTTTAAAGTTTTCTGAACCCAGCCTTTTGGCCAGTTCAGCTCCCCATGCAGTGGTATCACATTGATAATCTTTATGGTCAACTTTACTGTTTAACAACTCCATTACCAATACTACATTGTGTTTTTCGGCAATTCCGATCACCTGCTTTAGTCCCTCTACACAATTTTTCCATCCGGTTTCATCGTCTTTTCCACGACGGTTTCCACTGAAACAAATCAATTGGGTATATCCTGCTTCGGCTACTTTGGGAATCATTTCTGAATAGTTTTTAATCAGGGTAGCATGGAATTTAGGATCATTCCAGCCATCAACAAGGTTGATCTCCGCGCCGTTACACATCGAAGAGTACAAACCATGTTTCTTCAATATATGCCAGTCTGCGGGACCTACAAGGTCGATTGCTTTCAATCCTATTTTTTTTGCTTCAATACATAAAGCATCTAAATCCATTCCACCGAAACACCAGCGGCAAACGGAGTGGTTTACGTTTCCTTTCAATGCAGTAGATTTATAAGATTCCATTGCAAAAGCAGGTAAAGCTGCCGATACGCCTAATGCGGCAGTTCCGGCAACAATACTTTTCAGTGCAGTTCTTCTGCTTAGTTCTTCGCTCATTAGTGATTCAGTTGGGCTTCCACTTTCTTTTTATCGGTAAAGAAAAGTGCAAACAATAAGAATACCACGAATGCAATTCCCGAAGGAATGATCCATACCATTTTCCAGTCAAACGAGCCATCAGCAAGTTTATAGGTGTCGGTGATCCAGCCTGCAACTTCAAAACCGATCAGCATCCCTACACCATAGGTAGCAAGGGTGATCAGGCCCTGTGCAGAGCTTTTATATTTTTCTCCTGCTGCCGAGTTGGTATAGATTTGTCCGGATACAAAGAAGAAATCATAGCAGATTCCGTGAAGGGCAATACCTAGGATCAGCATAAAGCTCAGATCGCTTGCATTTCCATAAGCAAATAGCGCGTATCGTATACCCCAGGCCAGCATTCCTACTAAAATGGTTTTCTTAAAGCCGAACTTGGTAAAGAATACCGGTAAAAGCAGGAGGAACAAGACTTCGGAAATTTGTCCGATGGTCATTTTTCCGGTTGGATCTTCCAAACCTACATTGGAAAGGAAGGGGTGTGCATTCTGATAGTAGAATGCCAAGGGAATACAAATCAGGATAGATGAAATAAAGAAAATCGCGAAATTCTTATCCTTTAATAGTTTCAAAGCGTTTAATCCCAGAATTTCTGAGACGTTTACTTTTTCACCTGATGCCACTTTCGGCGGTGTTTTTGGTAAAGCAAAACTAAATAAACCCAATACCAGTGAGGCGATTCCAGCCATTAGGAAAGTGTTTTTTAGCATTCCTGATTTTGCGGCTTCAGCGGTATCCCAGTGGAAAAAGAAACTGATTAACAAACCTGCAGCAATCCATCCGATTGTTCCCCATACCCTGATGGTCGAGAATTCTTTTTCAGGATCTTTCATTTGATTGAAAGAAACCGAATTGACCAGTGCCAGAGTAGGCATAAACAGAATCATGTAAGCCAGGACGTAAGGATAAAAGACATTGATGTCTGTGGCATTATACATCTGATACATCAGCACTGCTCCTATAAGGTGCAGGATTCCAAGAATCTTCTCCGCATTAAAATAGCGGTCAGCAATCAGTCCGATAATAAAAGGGGCAATGATCGCTCCCCAGGATTGGGTAGAGAACACTGATGCACTCTGGCCTCCGGTAGCGCTGAGATTATTCCCCAGGAAGGTGCCCAGCGTTACAAACCATGCGCCCCAGATAAAAAACTCCAGGAACATCATGGATGATAATTTGATGCGGTTGTTTAGGTTCATTTTTGGTTAGTTATATCTCGTTTTGTTTATCAATTATAGTTCTTTAATCAGGATGTTGCGGTACCAAACTTCGTTACCATGATCCTGAAGGGCAATCTTTCCGGATTTGAAAGTTGCAAAACCTTCCCAATTAGCAAATTTACTTCCTGCAATTAAAGCTTTAAACTGATCGTCCCACAGTGTGGTGCTGACGATTTTAACGCCGTTTAATTTCAATTCCAGCTTTCCGTTTTTGCTGATAATTTCTGCCGTATTCCATTCTCCAACCGGTTTTACGGGCTCTGAACTACTTTTAATCAGGTCATACAGGTCTCCCGAACGGTGTTTGGTGATCTTTCCGTCAGGATGACCATCATTGTCCAGTACCTGCATTTCTAAACCAGTACTATAGGTATTGGAATATTTAGCCTTGTCTTCATTAATGTAGAAAATGATTCCGCTATTGGCTTTCGGGGCTACTTTCCAATCTATTTTAAGGTGGAAATTGCTGTATTCCTTATCGGTTACCAGGTCTCCTCCACCTTCTCTTCCTGATTTAGGAACAAAATGAAGCGTACCATCTTCTACCTGCCATTTACTGCCTGCTGTAGTCTGGCCGTACGTATGCCATCCTGCGGTAGATTTACCGTCGAACAGTTTTGTAAATCCTTTTTTGCCAGATTGTGCTGTTGCAGATCCAATGATCGCAGTTAAGAACATGGCTGAGAAAATATATTGTTTCATAATTTTATCTTTTAGTTGAAATGAGGATTACCATCCTTTACGGTATTCGCGTTGTACGTATTGGTTTACCGCGTCAAAATTGGTGACTCTCATTTTGTCATTATCCCAAAGTAACTTGATGTTTCTTCCAGGGAAGCTGGCTTTGCCTTTATCGTTTTTCAACTGGATATCTGTAGCTCTGATGGCCAGGTTGGCCATTAGTAAAGCTTCTGTTAAAGGACCTGCAATGTCAAATGGAGAGCTGAGTTCTTTTTTACCATATCCGGCAATACAAGCCTCTACCCATTGTGCGTAGTGACCATCTGCTCCACCTTTAACGCGGGCAAGGCTTTCAGGTACCCTGATGTCTTTATTTTTGCTCAATGGTAATAAACGAGGATCTGCACTGTAAGTGCTGGCCATCATTTTTCCTTTTGTACCGATAAATAAGGTTCCGTTTCCACCGTCACCAAACACTTCGTTTGCTTCCAGTTCTTCCGGTCTTTCCGGTTGAATACCACCGTCCATCCAGTGAACTACCACATCGCCTTTAGTTTTATTCGTTTTCGGGAATTTTAAGGTCACGTGGCTTGATGGCGGACAACTGTCAGGGAAATACCCCCTTTTGAATTCATCCACATACACAGAGCCTACGCTCGCCTGAACTTCCGTAGCATATTTCAGGTTCAGCATGCTGAACGGAGCCTCTAACAAGTGGCATCCCATATCGCCTAATGCGCCTGTACCATAATCCCACCAGCCTCTCCAGTTAAATGGAACTAATTTCTCCACATAATCTTTGTAAGGGGCAGTACCCAACCATAAATTCCAATCCAGATCACTAGGCACCTGTGCTTTATTTGCAGACCATGGAATACCTTGTGGCCATACCGGTCTGTCTGTCCATGCGTATACGGTATGGACATCCCCGATTAAACCTGCATCATACCATTCTTTCATCTGTCTTGGCCCGTCGTTAGATGCACCCTGGTTTCCCATTTGGGTAACAACTTTATATTTAGAAGCTGCTGCGGTTAAGGCACGTGCTTCATAAATATCGTGGGTTAAAGGTTTTTGAACGTATACGTGTTTCCCTAACTGCATGGCAGCTAAAGCCTGTATGGCATGACTATGATCCGGAGTAGAAACCGACACTGCATCGAAGTTCTTGGATTCTTTGTCGAACAATTCACGATAATCTCTGTAATATTTTGCTTTCGGGAATGCCTTTACACTGGCAGCTGCCCTGGAGTCGTGTACATCACAAAGGAAGCCGATTTCGGCCTTGCCACTCTTATAAAAATTAGCAATATCTGACTGTCCTTTACCTCCTGCGCCAATTCCTGCAATAATCAGGCGGTCACTTGGAGCGGTAAATCCTCTTCCGCCTAAAACATGACGGGGAACAATCATAAATGCAGTAGCTGCAACTGCAGCCGTTTTGAGGAAACTACGTCTTGACGTAGCGTCCTGGTTCTTGTTGGTTTCTTCCATGGTTTATAGGGTTGGTTCTGTGGTTCAGGTTATTTTTTCAGGGATAGAATGTATCTCACCATTTCTTTAGCATCATCTTTCGACAGACTGGCATGCGGTGTCATTGGAACTTCTCCCCAAACTCCCTTACCACCGGAAATGATTTTACCTGCCAATAATTCAATTGTTTCATCGTTCAGGCTGTATTTAGCGGCAATCTCTTCGTAGGTTGGGCCAATTACTTTGGTTACTTTATTATGGCAGCCGATACAATCTGCAGTAGCGATCAGTCTTTCTCCCGGGTGTTTTTCGGTAGATGCTGTACTGGTTGCAGGTGTACTTTCTGTTGTTGTGGCGGTGTTTGTTGCATTTGATTCCGGACTTCCGCAAGAAGCTAAGGCAAGAATAAAGCAGGCTAGAACAAATAGTGTGTGTTTCATTTTGTGTTGTATTAATTTATAGACCTAAAATTTTATTGTTGAAATCGTCATCTCCACCAGAAGCCGCAAAATCATCAAATGCCCTTTCGGTTACTTTAATGATGTGCTTACTGATGAGTTCAGCGCCTTCTTTTGCACCAACCTGTGCATCTTTGATCGGGCATTCCCATTCCATTACCGCCCATCCCTGATAATCGTATTGTGCTAATTTACTGAAAATGGTTTTGAAATCTACCTGTCCATCGCCTGGTGAACGGTATCTTCCTGCGCGGTTTGCCCAGCTTTGGTATCCGCCAAAGGTTCCTTGTTTGCCGGTAGGGTTAAACTCAGAATCTTTCACGTGGAAAGCTTTAATGCGCTCGTGATAGAAATCGATGTACTGGATATAATCCAGCTGCTGCAATACAAAGTGAGAGGGATCGTATAACAGGCAGGCACGGGGATGGTTATTTACTTTTTCGAGAAACATCTCATAGGTGATGCCATCAAAAAGATCTTCACCAGGGTGAATCTCATAACATACATCAACGCCACAATTGTCGAACTCATTCAGAATTGGCGTCCATCTTTTGGCAAGCTCAGTAAAAGCAGCATCGACCAATCCTTCTGGTCTTTGTGGCCATGGATGGAACATATGCCAAAGCAGGGAACCACTAAAGGTAGCATGGGCATTCAATCCCAGGTTTTGCGAAGCTTTAGCGGCATATTTTAATTGCTGAACTGCCCATTTGGTCCGTTCAGCAGGGTTATTCTTATATTGATCCGGTGCGAATGCATCAAAAGCAAGGTCGTAAGCCGGATTCACTGCAACCAGTTGTCCCTGAAGGTGAGTGGACAACTCTGTGATTTCTAATCCATGTGCCTGCACTTTACCTTTTAATTCATCTGCATAGGTTTTGCTCTCTGCAGCTTTTTGAAGGTCGATAAAGCGGGAATCAAGCGTAGGCATCTGGATGCCTTTAAAACCTAATCCTGCAGCCCATTCACAAATGGCATCCAGTGAATTGAAAGGGGCTTCATCTCCAATAAACTGGGCAAGAAAAACTCCGGGTCCTTTAATTGTTGTCATGATATTTATATGTTAAAATCAAACCACTTTTGATCAGATGCGGAGGAAGCTACCACATTTTCAATAAATGCCATTCCTCTTACGCCATCTTCTACTTTAGGGAAGTCGAGCATCGCTGCTGTTGGTTCTTCACCTTTACTGATCGCTGATAGTGTTAACGCAAAGTTTCTGTAAATATTTGCAAAAGCTTCCAGATAACCTTCCGGATGACCTCCCGGAACGCGGGTATTGTGTTTAGCGATATCAGAAAGATAAGGCTGTCCGGCGCGATAAATCTGTGCCGGCTGATCCAACCATTTTACGATTAACGTATTTGGTTCCATCTGATGCCATTCCAGGCCACCTTTTTCTCCGTAAATTTTTATTTTCAGTGCATTTTCTTCACCTGCGGCAATCTGAGATGCAATCAGAACGCCGTTCGCTCCATTGTCAAATTTCAACAATACGTTCCCGTCATCGTCTAATCCGCGACCAGGAACAACGATGTTTAAGTCTGCACAGAGTTTACTGATTTTTAATCCGGAAATGTATTCTGCCAATTGAGCGGCATGCGTGCCGATATCTCCCATACAGCCACTTTTTCCGCTTTTCTTTGGATCTGTACGCCATGCGGCACCAGCGTTTCCTTCTCTTTCTGTGAGGGTACTCAACCATCCCTGAGGATATTCTACCATTATTTTTCTAATGGCACCGATTTTTCCTTCTTTCACCATTTCTCTGGCTTGTTTTACCATCGGGTAGCCTGAATAGGTGTGGGTAAGACAAAGAATAAGGCCGGTTTCCTTAACTTTTTCCTGTAGTTGTTTTGCTTCTTCCAGGGATAAGGCAATGGGTTTCTCAATCACGACATTAAAGCCATGGTCAAGTGCCATCATTGCAGGAGCAAAGTGTGCAAAATTTGGGGTCACGATGGTAACGAAATCAATGCGTTTATCTGCAGGAAGCTGACTTTCTTTTTCAATCATCTCCTGGTAGTTCTCATAAATTCTATCGTCATCCAGGAAAAGTTCTTTTCCGGATTGTCTGCCTACTTCAGGATTTACGCTTAAAGCTCCGCAGCAAAACTCTACCTGACCATCCATATTTGCTGCAATGCGGTGAACGGCGCCGATAAATGCGTCTTTACCTCCACCGATCATGCCCATTCTCATCTTTCTGTTGTTCATCAGAATAATTTATTTTGTGTTGTTTTTATACTATCTAAACCGACTTAGCACGGCTTAAATATAAAACCTGCATGCCGTTTTTACAAGCATGCAGGTTTAATTTTAAAGGTTTCCTTTTTTAAGTTCATTAACTGCAAAATCACATGCCCTTGCGGTCAGTGCCATATAGGTTAATGATGGATTCTGACAAGCGGCAGAAGGCATACATGAACCGTCGGTTACAAATACATTTTTCACTTCATGCATCTGGTTCCATTTATTTAACACCGAAGTTTTAGGATCGTGTCCCATGCGGGCAGTACCCATTTCATGGATGGCCATTCCCGGAGTAGAGCCATTATCATAAGTATGTACATCTTTGATTCCTGCGGCTTCCAGCATTTCAGCAGCATCGTTCATCATGTCTACGCGCATTTTTTGCTCGTTGTCTTTGAATTCACAATCAATTGCCAAAACAGGTTGTCCCCATTTGTCTTTTTTGTTTTTATCGATGTAAACACGGTTTTCATGGTATGGAAGAGATTCTCCAAAACCACCTAAGCCCATGTTCCATGCACCCGGAACAGTCATCTGGTCTTTGAAGTCGCCACCAAAAGCAAGTTCAGCAACTTCTCCATGCCAGTTTCCGCGACTTGCACCACCCTGGTATCCAAAGCCTCTTACATAATCGCGTTTGTCATTGCCGATATTTCTGTATCTAGGAATGTAAATTCCGTTTGCCCTTCTTCCGAAGGTATATTTATCGTCGAAACCTTCTGCTCTTCCGGAAGCTCCGCAACGGAAATGGTGGTCCATCAGGTTATGTCCCAATTCACCGCTACCATTACCTAATCCGTTAGGGAAAATGTCTGAAGTAGAGTTTAACAACAGGAAGGTAGAACCTAAAGTTGATCCGTTAACGAATACAATCTTTGCATAATACTCAATTGTTTCTTTTGTTTCAGAATCGATGACAACTACTCCTTTTGCTTTTTGTGTTTCTTTATCATAGATGATGGTATTCACCAGAGAGAAAGGACGAAGCGTCAGGTTTCCGGTCGCTACTGCTGCAGGAAGGGTAGAAGATTGTGTGCTGAAATAGGCACCGAAAGGACAACCTCTGCTGCACAGGTTACGGTACTGGCATTTACCTCTTCCGCCATGTTCAACAGTTAAATTGGCAGTACGGCCAATGGTCATGATCCTGGATTTTTTCCATTTGTCTTCAATCCTTTTCTTCACATCTTTTTCCACACAGTTCATTTCCATTGGAGGAAGGAATTGTCCGTCAGGGAAGTGAGGATAGTTTTCTGCCTGTCCGCTGATTCCTGCAAATTTCTCTACATAATCATACCATGGGGCAATGTCTTTATACCGGATCGGCCAGTCTACACCGTGCCCGTCTTTTGCATTGTCTTCGAAATTCAGGTCACTCAAGCGGTAACTCTGACGGCCCCACATCAATGATTTTCCACCTACATGGAAACCACGGTACCAGTCAAAACGCTTTACTTCAGTATAAGGACAGTCGTGGTCATTTACCCAGAAGCTTTCATTGAATTCCTGATAAGGGTAATCTCTTTTTTGCACAGGGTGTGACTCTTTTTGTGCTTCTGTTAATCTTCCGCGGTGTTCGAATTCCCATGGCTTTTTCATCGCCGTGGTATAGTCTTTAATATGTTCAACGTTTCTTCCTCTTTCCAGAAGTAAAACTTTCAAACCTTTTTCGGTTAATTCTTTTGCAGCCCAGCCGCCACTGATTCCTGATCCTACAACAATCGCATCATAAGTATTCTGCGCCGTTGCCTTTGTATTTAAATTACTCATTGTCTAATTGATAAAAGATTTATGCCCAAACTTTTTGACCCGGTTTTAAGTCCACACAACCGTCGTAACGGCCAGGGATTTCTACATAGGCCAAGGCCTTGGTAGCACCGATCTCTGAGGTGAAGTAACCCAATAAGGTTAAATCCCTGATGATTGCAAAGAACTGAGGAGCTGTTTTCTCCTTCTCCTTAGGGGTCATTGCATTTCCGGGAGCTTCTTTTTCAGACTTTTTCTGAATAACGTTTTCTTTTTGTTTTTCTAAAGCATCTTTTTCCACTTTACTTGCTGCAATGGTGGCTTCACGAACTTTGTTTAAAAGTTCCTGACGCTGTGCTACAGAAATTTCGAGGAATGATTTTTTAAAGGTGTCTTTTGATTGCTTCTCCAGATCTTCCAGACCCTTGGTGAATGCTTTTTGAGCATCTGAAGGGTAGCAATCTTTGACCATCATGGCGATAAATGGTCCTACTCCAGCTTCTTTAGCCCCAGGTGTACTTGTGGTAGGGATAATGATGTCAGCTACTTCAGTAATTAATTTTTCCTGATCAGCAGAAAATAAATTACCGGCAGTTGTTGTGGATGGTGAATTGCAACTCTCTAAAAATACTCCGATCGTAGTTGCAGATAATGCAGCCCCCATTAAAAAGGCGACACTCTTCACTGCTTCTCTTCTGTCCATATTAGGCGGTTTAGGTGTTTATATGTGGTTAAAGTGTGTTTTGTTTTGTAATAATAAGCAAAAATTAATAGTTAGTGTCATAAATACACGTTAATTATAAATATATAATGTTTTTGTTACTTAATCAATTTTTATCTTGACTCTTTTGAAATGAGAAAGAGAAATTTTCGGGTGGTTTATTGCCGGTATTCGTGTCCTGATGCTTAGAAAAAACGGATAAATGCCGATAAATCATAAACATTTTATATAGGTTTGTTACGTTTTTTTAACTTTGTCAAAATCCAAATAATTCATGATTGAGAAAATATTAGTATTGGGCTCTAACGGTCAGATCGGCACTGAACTGGTAACCGCCTTACGTAACACTTACGGTGAAAATAATGTAGTTGCCTGTGACATTCGCAGACCTGATTATGACATCAAGAACTCGGGACCATTTGAGTTTGTGAATGTGCTTGAGAAAGACATTCTAAACAACATTTTTCAGAAATATAAACCTACACAGGTCTATTTACTTGCTGCATTGTTATCGGCTACAGGTGAACAAAATCCTAAACTGGCATGGGATCTGAATATGAATGGTTTACTTAATATTTTAGATCTTGCTATCACTTATAAAACGGCTAAAGTATATTGGCCAAGCTCTATCGCTGTATTCGGACCAAATTCACCTAAAGTGAATACGCCTCAATATTGCGTGATGGACCCCAATACAGTATATGGAATTAGTAAGCTTGCAGGTGAACGCTGGTGCGAATATTATAACCAGAAATTTGGATTGGATGTACGCAGTATCCGTTATCCGGGATTGATCAGCTGGAAAGCAGCTCCTGGAGGAGGAACGACGGATTATGCGATCCATATTTTCCATGATGCTTTAACAAAAGGAAGTTATGCTTCTTTCTTAAATGCAGAAACGGAATTGCCAATGATGTATATGGACGATGCTATCCGTGGTACCATCCAATTAATGGACGCGGAATCAAGTAAAATCTCCATCCGTTCCAGCTATAACTTTGGAGGGGTAAGCTTTACGCCGGAGGTTTTAGCTACAGAAATCAAAAAACATATTCCGGATTTTAACTTAACTTACAAGGATAATGACCCACGTCAGGAAATTGCCAATAGCTGGCCACGTTCTATCGACGATAGCTTTGCGCAGCAGGACTGGGGATGGAAACCGGAGTTTGACTTGTCAAAAATGACGGTAGACATGTTGAAAAACTTGCAAAATAAATCATAAGTAAGGGAAATCCTTAAATAAAATATACAATGGGAAGAGCATTTGAGTTTAGAAAAGAAAGGAAATTTAAGCGTTGGGCAAAGATGGCCGTTCAATTTACCAGGATAGGTAAAGAGATCGTAATGGCGGTTAAGGATGGTGGTCCATCACCGGACACCAACTCACGTTTACGGACAGCAATCCAAAATGCGAAGGCGGTAAATATGCCTAAGGATAGGGTAGATGCTGCAATTAAAAGAGCCTCCAACAAGGACGAAAATGGTTACGAAGAGTTTGTTTACGAAGGTTACGCACAACATGGTGTCGCAATTCTGATCGAAACAGCTACTGACAATACGAACAGAACGGTGGCGAATGTGCGCAGTTACTTCAATAAAACAGGTGGTACTTTGGGTAAAACAGGTTCCCTGGATTTCATTTTCAGCCGTAAGTCTATCTTCCGTTTCTTACCGGGAGAAAAAGATCTGGAAGAACTGGAGTTTGAATTGATTGATGCAGGTTTAGAAGAACTATACCTGGAGGCAGATGAAGAAGGAAATGACATCGCAGTAGTACAAACTGCTTTCGAAGACTTCGGAAAAATGCAAAAGGCATTAGAAGATACTGGTGTGGAAATGAAAAGCGCAAAATTAGAGCGTATTTCTCAATCCACTACCCCAATTACTGAAGAGCAGGCTGTTGATGTATTTAAGCTGATTGATAAACTGGAAGAGGACGATGATGTTCAGGCGGTTTATCACAATATGGCC
This region of Pedobacter steynii genomic DNA includes:
- a CDS encoding NAD-dependent epimerase/dehydratase family protein: MIEKILVLGSNGQIGTELVTALRNTYGENNVVACDIRRPDYDIKNSGPFEFVNVLEKDILNNIFQKYKPTQVYLLAALLSATGEQNPKLAWDLNMNGLLNILDLAITYKTAKVYWPSSIAVFGPNSPKVNTPQYCVMDPNTVYGISKLAGERWCEYYNQKFGLDVRSIRYPGLISWKAAPGGGTTDYAIHIFHDALTKGSYASFLNAETELPMMYMDDAIRGTIQLMDAESSKISIRSSYNFGGVSFTPEVLATEIKKHIPDFNLTYKDNDPRQEIANSWPRSIDDSFAQQDWGWKPEFDLSKMTVDMLKNLQNKS
- a CDS encoding GMC oxidoreductase; this translates as MSNLNTKATAQNTYDAIVVGSGISGGWAAKELTEKGLKVLLLERGRNVEHIKDYTTAMKKPWEFEHRGRLTEAQKESHPVQKRDYPYQEFNESFWVNDHDCPYTEVKRFDWYRGFHVGGKSLMWGRQSYRLSDLNFEDNAKDGHGVDWPIRYKDIAPWYDYVEKFAGISGQAENYPHFPDGQFLPPMEMNCVEKDVKKRIEDKWKKSRIMTIGRTANLTVEHGGRGKCQYRNLCSRGCPFGAYFSTQSSTLPAAVATGNLTLRPFSLVNTIIYDKETQKAKGVVVIDSETKETIEYYAKIVFVNGSTLGSTFLLLNSTSDIFPNGLGNGSGELGHNLMDHHFRCGASGRAEGFDDKYTFGRRANGIYIPRYRNIGNDKRDYVRGFGYQGGASRGNWHGEVAELAFGGDFKDQMTVPGAWNMGLGGFGESLPYHENRVYIDKNKKDKWGQPVLAIDCEFKDNEQKMRVDMMNDAAEMLEAAGIKDVHTYDNGSTPGMAIHEMGTARMGHDPKTSVLNKWNQMHEVKNVFVTDGSCMPSAACQNPSLTYMALTARACDFAVNELKKGNL
- a CDS encoding gluconate 2-dehydrogenase subunit 3 family protein produces the protein MDRREAVKSVAFLMGAALSATTIGVFLESCNSPSTTTAGNLFSADQEKLITEVADIIIPTTSTPGAKEAGVGPFIAMMVKDCYPSDAQKAFTKGLEDLEKQSKDTFKKSFLEISVAQRQELLNKVREATIAASKVEKDALEKQKENVIQKKSEKEAPGNAMTPKEKEKTAPQFFAIIRDLTLLGYFTSEIGATKALAYVEIPGRYDGCVDLKPGQKVWA
- a CDS encoding sugar phosphate isomerase/epimerase family protein; this translates as MTTIKGPGVFLAQFIGDEAPFNSLDAICEWAAGLGFKGIQMPTLDSRFIDLQKAAESKTYADELKGKVQAHGLEITELSTHLQGQLVAVNPAYDLAFDAFAPDQYKNNPAERTKWAVQQLKYAAKASQNLGLNAHATFSGSLLWHMFHPWPQRPEGLVDAAFTELAKRWTPILNEFDNCGVDVCYEIHPGEDLFDGITYEMFLEKVNNHPRACLLYDPSHFVLQQLDYIQYIDFYHERIKAFHVKDSEFNPTGKQGTFGGYQSWANRAGRYRSPGDGQVDFKTIFSKLAQYDYQGWAVMEWECPIKDAQVGAKEGAELISKHIIKVTERAFDDFAASGGDDDFNNKILGL
- a CDS encoding YebC/PmpR family DNA-binding transcriptional regulator, which produces MGRAFEFRKERKFKRWAKMAVQFTRIGKEIVMAVKDGGPSPDTNSRLRTAIQNAKAVNMPKDRVDAAIKRASNKDENGYEEFVYEGYAQHGVAILIETATDNTNRTVANVRSYFNKTGGTLGKTGSLDFIFSRKSIFRFLPGEKDLEELEFELIDAGLEELYLEADEEGNDIAVVQTAFEDFGKMQKALEDTGVEMKSAKLERISQSTTPITEEQAVDVFKLIDKLEEDDDVQAVYHNMAD
- a CDS encoding Gfo/Idh/MocA family protein, producing MNNRKMRMGMIGGGKDAFIGAVHRIAANMDGQVEFCCGALSVNPEVGRQSGKELFLDDDRIYENYQEMIEKESQLPADKRIDFVTIVTPNFAHFAPAMMALDHGFNVVIEKPIALSLEEAKQLQEKVKETGLILCLTHTYSGYPMVKQAREMVKEGKIGAIRKIMVEYPQGWLSTLTEREGNAGAAWRTDPKKSGKSGCMGDIGTHAAQLAEYISGLKISKLCADLNIVVPGRGLDDDGNVLLKFDNGANGVLIASQIAAGEENALKIKIYGEKGGLEWHQMEPNTLIVKWLDQPAQIYRAGQPYLSDIAKHNTRVPGGHPEGYLEAFANIYRNFALTLSAISKGEEPTAAMLDFPKVEDGVRGMAFIENVVASSASDQKWFDFNI